From the genome of Tenrec ecaudatus isolate mTenEca1 chromosome 1, mTenEca1.hap1, whole genome shotgun sequence:
GGGACAAGATATGCTTGCCACAAAACATGTCGCCAtggagtcagtcccaactcatggagagcccatgtgtttctgagcagaactgtgctccattgagttggctcccaaCTGATGGAGGGGGCGAAAGAGTTTGCCTGCTGCTATCACAATACTGGAAGTCTCATTTAAAATGGAGTTTGTTGGAAATTCAAGATGTAACAATCCCCTTGCATGCACGAAAACCCCCTTTTAAGCTTCATCAGTAGGGATGGTCTTTGAACCCAGGAAGGTCGTAAGCAAGGCCATGAAGATAGGCTAATGGagtaacggggggggggggggggcggtgtccgGTAACCTTGGGAGAAATGTATGCACAGTTCACTGTTTCGCTTTGGGCCACACAGTTTAGGTTATGTAACTTGCTTGATTTTCTGCTAGACTTTAAAGCAGTTTGGATGCAGCAAACCCCACTGTTGCCTACTGTTTCGTGCATCTCAGTTCAACCTGGTCCGTATCTTGGGCCGAAACCGTGACAGGTAATCCTGGAGTCATGGCAGCCAACACAtggctgtatttttttttcttcagaagaTCGCCAGTTCTTTCTTTGGAGATGTTTGGGTTGATTCAAATCACCAAACTTTAGGATCGCCATTGCCCTCGTCAGTTTCAATTTACATCAAACATAAGGACAgagtaggagccctagtggtgtagtggttccactggtcagcagttcaaacccaccagccagtctgggagggaaagccagggctttctactgaatggcaatgaattttgagAAATCTTATGGGATCAGAAAGCTGTATCTTTTTTGTATCCCAAGGGGAAATCATCAAAAGATTCCAGTGGAGGGGAGAAAACAAAATGCTACTCTGCACGTGCTTCAAAGAGAACAGAGAGATGGGAAAGAAACCCCGAGGCACATCAAGGCTGTCTGACCAAATCCAAAAAGCCAGGCAAGATTTCTTTCATACAGAGTTGGCAGTGGTTTGCTTCTTACAACAGACAAATAAAATAAGCAgtaacctttgtgaaatgctttaTGAGAAACACGGTCAGGAGGGGTATTTTGCtgatccatcaggtcagacttgcggaggacacgggagatggctctTCCATTTGCATATCTAGGTCTTGGAGGGGGGATGTACCCCCTTGTCTGCCCTTATCCTTTGTGATGCTTCTCAATCTCCTATCTTTCCCCGAGTAGCCTGCTTTCTACTCAGGTcacgttatggtctcagaaacccacaggggcaattctaccctgtcctagacggtggctatgagtcggcatccactagaTGGTAGCGAGTTTGGGTTTGGCCTTCTTACTCTCATTACACGCTCTGAGAAGCTGTTTCCTAGGACCCGAGGGACGTCTCCGAGCCCTGTCCATGGTATGTGATGCTTGCTCTCGGGTGGTCAGAAGAGTCATCCCCTCACTTCCCGGGCGACGCGGATGCCTTCTCCTCTGACAGCAGGCGGATTCGTCCGCAGCGGAGTAAGCAAAGTGTACTGGGTTCCAGATCGCCTGGCTCCGGCTCCCATCTCCACGCAGCGGTATCTTGTCACTTCTTCCTGGGGCTCTGGCCTGCAGAGACCCCGCCGACCTGTCCGAAAGCGCCGATCATCCATGGTAGATCAGGGGCAGGCCAGCGCTCCGCTGACCTCGACCCACGTGCTCCCAATCTCAACCGCCAGGCGCCGCCCTCATGCTAGGCGTTAcgtggactacatttcccagagtgCCCAGCCGCTGGGCCTTGGCTCGGCGGGGACCTCAGGCGGTGCGCCGTTTCGTCGCCTGCTCAGGGTCGCGTAGGCTGGCGCGAGGACAGGGCTGGGGACCCGGAATGAGTTTCCTTATAGTTCCGCTGGGTCGTGCCGGGCTGTACTAGATCGGCCTGGGCCAAGGCAGGCGCGGGGGGCGCGGGGGTAGGGGGCCTGAGTCGGCGGTGCCGGAGACAGGCGCTGGGGTCAGCCCGCGCCTCGCCAAGGTCCCCGCCCCGTCCCGGCTGGACCGGCTTGCCTGTCAGTCACTGGGGCGGAGGCAGCGGCGGTAGCGGGGCCGGAGCTGGGCTGTGCGAGCTGAGCGTGGGCCAGGCCGAGCGGAGGGAAGCTGCCACAGACCCTCAACTCCCAGGACTCTTCGTCCCAAGCTCTGGAGGCTGCACCCCCGCGCTTCCTTGGACGACTAAAGGGTCTCTCCCccgtgacccccacccccatgacctCCTCATAGGACCCAAGAGCACCCCGGACGAGGGTGTCGTAGGTACAGATCACCGGCTCCGTGATCCCTCACGGGCTAGGCGCTCGGTTTCCCTCACAGGCCTGCCTCCCTCGTGACCCCTCCCTACGGACACCGACCATTGGAACCCCTGCTCACTCGCTGGTCCCAGGAGGTCGCCTCCTTCTCGAAGTACTCCCAGAGGGTCTCCTACAAGCAGACCTTTGGGTCTCTGgcaaaccccacccccaaccgaGGTGGGGAGACCTCGGCAGCCATGCCCGCCTTGGGGACCCCGTCACCTCATCACTCCCTGGGCACCCAAGCTGGGGTCTAGCAGGGGGCCAGCAGCCAAGAGGCTGGGGGAGGAGAAAGGTCGGGGTCGACCTCCCTACCAGGGAGGGAGCAACGATGGAGCGGCGGGAGGTGCAGCAGCCAGGGGCTGGAGCGGCCTCCGCCTTGGACTTCACCGTGGAGAACGTGGAGAAGGTATGAGGCCCTGGGGTGGGCACTCCAGTGACGGAGCAAAAGTTCCGGGGACCGACACCAAGGCCAGAGCCTAGGCCTGGGCTGGATGCCCGCTTGGCTGGTGCCTCCACAGCACCTGGCATTTGCTGTCTGACTGGACAGGCCAGTTGTGCAGTGGCCGAATGGGCTATATTTATCTTTCTGTGGACAGGGTCCCCTGTGGACAGATACTCTAGGGTCTCGGGAGGGACCCTCCAGGGCTAGACCTTGCTAGCCCTCCAGGCCGACTGGCCGTGCTCCAGCTCCGTGGGAACTGACTGCTTGAGCAGTGCAGTAAGCAACCAGGGAGCCAGCAGGCCTGCAACTACATCCCTGGGAACCCCGCTGACTCCGGATTGCCCTGGGCCCGGACTTGGCTGTGCTTGGGGCTCTGAAAAGCATCAGAAATGAAAACAGCTTGGGTGGCTTTTGCTTTTTTAAGTAGAAAAGCATGCTTCATTCCTTAGATGGAGCCCCCCAGAACAGTGCTGGGTCGGTGGGAGTGGGGCCATCCCCTTTATTTTGTGCTGTGTTCAAGGGGCCCAGGCCCGCTGGTGGCCCTATAGGACTGTGCCCTACTCATCTTCCTACATTGCCCTTTGCCATGGCCTGCCCCCCTCAGCAgcccgcttgtgtgtgtgtgtgtgtgtatggggggggggtgttgctgCTTCTCTGGTTGCTTACTGGGTTCTGTCCACAGGGGCGGGGGAATGCAGGAAAGTGTGTCCCTGGGATGAAGTGGCAGATTCCTGGGCCACCTTGCTGGGATGCGGAGGATGACTGCAAATACCCAGAGCCCAGCTGGCCGTGGCACACTGAGAATGTACCCCTTTTGCTTCTTGCTTTCGGCCTGCCTCAGTCCACAGGCGGGCCAGTCAGGACGGTGACCACAACAGGCCCACAGGGGTACAGATGAGGGGGGCGCTAAGCTACTTGAGAGCCTGCTTGGGGGTCAGGTCCTGGCCTCGCTCTCCCACCCCCTAAGGCTCACAGCGTTGGCATGGCTGCGCAATGTTCCATGTGCTGCCAGGGAGATAAGCCACTGTTTTCTCCCTGCACGGAGTCCCCATGGAACTGGGGCCCTGGGGATCCTGCTGGCTCAGGTGaggcattttccagggctgtggcTCTGGCCAAGGCGTGACCCTGGTAGGGGTAGAACCCTCCCTTGCAGAGTGTCTGCCAGGCAGAGTCCCAGCCCTGCTCAGATCTCACTGTGACATTGGAGCCAGTATCTGGAGTCATGGGGTGGGCATAGGGGATGCTCCTGGGAACTGGGAGAACAGCTGTGCCTTCTGAGGGGCTCAGACCCTCTGGTTACTCTGCAGTCCCTTTGCCCAGATCTTGTCCTTTACCAGTGTCTCCCCTTTGGGGAATCgcagcccccccttttttttctgtttcattgtttCTTTTGTGAGCCCATAAATTTTGTTTCAAGAAGAGCATTTGGTACAGCATGGGTGAGGTTCAGGCTCCCAAGAAGGCCCAGGAAGTACTGCAGAGCCCTGAGCTTATCCTCCTGCCCAGCCCCCCCAGTCAGGGAGAGGGCACTCTTTGCAGGACCAAATCGTGCCTTCTTGTCTGGGCTCTGGCAGGATCCAGAGTGGCCAGCACCTGCTCAGTCTTGTGCTGTCCTGCAGGCGCTGCACCAGCTCTACTACGACCCCAACATCGAGAACAAGAACCTGGCTCAGAAGTGGCTGATGCAGGCCCAAGTctccccccaggcctggcacttcAGTTGGCAGCTCCTGCAGCCGGACAAGGTGCCTGAGATTCAGTACTTTGGGGCCAGTGCCCTGCACATCAAGATCTCGCGCTACTGGAGTGACATCCCCTCTGACCAGTATGAGACTCTGAAGGCACAGCTCTTCACCCAGATCACCCGATTCGCCAGCGGCTCTAAGATTGTGCTGACTCGGCTCTGCGTGGCCCTGGCCTCTCTGGCTCTCAGTATGATGCCGGACACGTGGCCATGTGCGGTGGCAGATATGGTACGGCTCTTCCAGGCTGAGGACTCACCGGTGGACGGCCAGGGCCGCTGCCTGGCCCTGCTCGAGCTGTTAACAGTGCTGCCCGAGGAGCTCCAGACCAGCCGACTGCCCCAGTACCGCAAAGGGCTGGTGCGGGCCAGCCTGGCCGTGGAGTGCGGGGCTGTCTTTCCGCTGCTGGAGCAGCTGTTGCAGCAGCCCAGCTCGCCCAGCTGTGTGCGTCAGAAGGTGCTCAAGTGCTTCTCCAGCTGGGTGCAGCTGGAGGTGCCGCTGCAGGACTGTGAGGCGCTCATTCAGGCGGCCTTCGCCGCCCTGCAGGACTCAGAGCTCTTTGACAGCAGTGTGGAGGCCATTGTCAATGCCATCTCACAGCCTGACGCCCAGAGGTGAGCTCTTCCCCACCTGCCCCCAGAAGCACGGCCTGCTCAGCCAGCTCCAGAGCTGTCCATCCTGGTGCCTGATCGGTGCTCATTGAGTGCCCCTCGCATGCCTGGTGCCGTGCTGGCGATACAGCAAGGAGCCAAACACATGTCCACACGGGCCCGTCCTCACAGTTCAGAGAGGGAGTCACTTGGTGAATGGTTTAGTTAAAATAACAGACCCTTCTTGCGCTCAACCAACCAGGTACCAGGCCATATCGTAAAGCCACTGCCCACCCCCGAGTCCAAGCTGCCATCTCCCCCCACCAGATTTCTGCAGAGCCTTCTCCCTTGTCCCTTGCAGGCTACTCACAGGCCCTTGCATTGTGTCCACAGTGGCCAGAGTCGGCTTAGGGAAATGAGACACTAACCCTCCCTGTCTGCTCAGCACCCTTCCCTGGCTGCTTGCTGCTTGTGGGATAAAGTTCAGAACCCTTCCTGGGACCAGCAAGGGTGCTGTGCTCCCTGGCAGCTCATCACACCCTCACACGGTCCTTTTGGTTCCCTGAGTGTCCCCTGCTCCTTCCAGCTTCTGAGCCAGCCTGGGTGCTTGGCACGTCACCTCCGCCTGGAGTGGCCctctgcccccttcccccccacctcacccttcaGTGTTCAGCAGACCTGCcatgtctttatgggaacaggctgaagatttccaagactgagtgtgttgttgttgttaggggcactGCGCAGCCCTACGCCATCCTCAGCAGTCATTCCTGTGACTGAGCTCACGGTGTCAGTCCGGGCTCGAGCACAGCTCTCTCTGGTCTACTGTCCCACAGCCCCCGGCCTCGTCCCTCCTCATCCCAGCATAGGAGACGTCATTGTGAAGTAACCTGCGTGGTCCTGTTcctcagctgtgtggagaccaggCCTTTGTCTTGTCACCCCTGGGTCTGCCACATGAAAACGTGCTGTGTTTGTGAGTGGGTGAAAAGTAGGCGTTGCCTGTGTGACAACAGGGTGGGGTACGGAGAGAGTGTCCTGGGTTTCGGGGAGCACAGCAGGTGGACAGGTATGTGGCGGCCTCGAGATGGTACACTGAAGGGCCCTTAAGTGACATGCGTGGACAGCAAGGGTGTATGCAGCACCTGCTGTGTGTCAGGCTCTGCGTGAACCTGGGGGAGCCCATAGGTGAATGGGCCTGACTTGGGGTGCTCACAGGCTGGAAGCCAATGTGCTGAGCGCCCTGGCAGGGGCAGCAAGGGCTCTAAGAACCCACAGAGACTGAGCCGTCCAATCAGGGGCTGTGAAAGGCTTCCCAGGGAAGGTGACAAGTGAGCTACACTAGGGCAGCTGTGTAAGAATTAGCCGGACGGAGGGGATGGGTATGGGGGACGGGAAAGACCTtgagccagtgggtgcagagagaGTGCTGAGGCTAGGGTTTGCGAATTGCCCTTCCTTTGGGTGTGAGGTGACAGTGGGGTGTAGAGATCAGAGCCGTAGGAACTCAGGGGCCTGAATCACCTGGGTCCTGGTAGGCCAGGCCAGAGATTTGGGTCTTTGTGCTGAggagaagagatggagaagtggaAGGACTGTGAGCAGAGAAAATGGCACGGTGCTGGTAGGGGTATAGGTTCGGGAAGAGGCTTGGAAAGGGAGGCCTGATGCTGACACTTCCGAGAAAAGGCCCCGGAAGCCCCCAgcagagcaggggtgggggttagaAGGCAGGGAAAGACCACTTCCGGAGCGATAGAGGCACAAGGTTTGGCACTGGTCAGGTCTGAGTGTGAGTCCCACGGGGTCTGCCTACTGGCTCTGCAGCCTCGGGCTAGCCACGCCTGAGCCTGGGTCTCCTGGCATGAGCCTCAGCTTGATGCATCTTGTCTCAGTGCATAGCCAGGCCAGGCTGTGGTACCCCACAGGAAGACTTGGGTGGGAAGGTGAAATAGGGGACTGCGCGAAGGCTTCCCCATAGTTCCTGGCACTGTGGAAGAGCTCCATCAGTGTCACCTGCTACTAGGTGGCATCATTGTAACCGTAGCGATCAGTAGGGGCCCCTTCTCCCAGTACCCCAGCTTTAGGTGGACACCAATCCCCAAGGCATGGTCTCTGATAGGTTGGTGGCTGGAGCTCCAGGGGTGAGTGGTTGATGTGGGGTGCCCTTGGATAGATCCAGGTGTACCCACTCACCCAGTCTCTCGAGGGCTTTGGCAGGTGATTGATGCCCCTTCTCCCCTGAACGAATGAGCGAGCAAGGAGCCAGTAAGGGAACCCACAGCCTCCTGGGCGCCCATTGGCTGCAGCCCCTTGGTTGCTTAGCAACTCTCCCCATTTTCTCAGCTCTGCTCCCAGAGCTCTAATTGCAGGTCTGAGCTGAGCTTGGTGTGAGGCGGGCGTCTCCGCAGCCCTGCCCCTGGCTGCTTGAGTGACCGATTGAAACCAGGCCTATTGAACCCGCCCCAGCCCTAACTCCCAAAGACCTCCTGCTCTCTTCCACCTCCAGCCCCCTGGGGCCTGCCGCTTGTCCATTCACCAGCCCGGACCCAAGTGTGGGAAGTCCATGCAGGAGCTTCCTCCTCAGGCAGgctgccctctgccagggtcacaGATCCTGCTCTTGCTCTGTCCAGTCTAATTCCCTTGCTTTGGCTTCCTGAAGAGGGTGACTACTGGGTCATTCCTGGCACTGCCTCCTGCCCCCAGGTGTCCTGATACCAGCCTTCCCACAGTCAGCCTGGCGGTCAGGCCTGAGGCCACCCTTTCTCCTCCACTGCTGCCACTTGCCACTTGCACTCTCAGTTGCTTTGTCTCCCCTctcctctacccccccaccccatcccaaaataatgtttttaatcCTGGACACAACTCTTCAATGAGGActggaggagagaaaatgaaTTTGTCAGGCTGCTGGAGAGCTGGGGCTGGGCCATGGGCGACAGTCTGCACAGATCCATTGGGGATTGAGTCCCCAAGAGAAACAGAAAGCATGAAGGGTTGTGGCCGCCCGGATGTCTGCCTCCAGTTTACAGTATGACCTTGAGTAACACTGAGCCTGTCGGAGCTGCTGTCCTTGATTTACCCTAATAGGAGGCTCAGATGAGCTCCATTAAGAAGTTTAACTGAGTAGCTGCTGTCTGTGGACTATGGTAGGAGTGTGGGGTTCTTGGAATAGAGGGAAGATCTGGGGGGCTAGGGTCTGACTTCCTGCCTCCCTCGTAATTGCTATGGCGTACATGGCCTTGGCCCTGACCCTACCCTTTGTGCCATAATGTGGCCTGAAGGTGCCCATTGTCTGGTGGGGCCGTCTGTGTCAGGGTCATGGGACTGAAGCTACCCCAGCTGTCTCCAGGCGGCACCCTTTGAAGCTGATCCCAGTGGATGCCTTATCCCTTCAGACTGGGGGTGTGGACAAGGGGGGAACTTCCTAGGCTGGCTGCCTCTTCCTGTTCTTCTCATCCTCCCCTGATGTTATGAGGTTATCTGCCTAGCAGCCTGCTTGGGGCAAGTCCAGCTGGAATTGCTTCTGGACCCCCGGCCTCCCGCTCTCCATAGATTGCTGTGGTGACCATATGGATTGGCAGAGAGAGGTCTGAGGCAGCTGATCCACGCTGAAAGGGGCTCTTCCTCGCCTAGCCCACTCGCCCCAGAGCAGACTGCTGAAGggtgcagtggagggagggagcctTCAAGCTCCCCTCGGGGCTCTGCATCCCCTGCTTCGTTAGGGATTGCTCATTGGTCTCTCTGTAGGGCTCTCACCTAGATGCTCGTCTCTTGTCCCGTTCAGCGCCATCTGGGCAGTTCTTGTCCGGTCCCATGACAACTGCTCTCTGAAGACTCCAGCCTCTCTGGCGGGCTCCAGGTCTTTTGTGTCTGCCTCCTTCGGGACACTTGTCCTGGTGTGCCACCCAGTACCTTTGAGACCACTGTCTAGCACTGAACTTGCCAGCCTTCCTCCCTGCTGTTCCCCTCGAGCTCTCAGTCAATGGCTCAGTGAGTACGCTGGGAGCTCTTCTGGACTCTGCCCATCATCCTGGTCCCCAGGCAGTCCCCGAGTCCTGTCCATTTTGCCTCCTGGCTAGCTGTTCTTGGTCTGCATCTCTCCCTGTGGCAGCCAGGCTGCACAGGACGTGGACTGGTTGGTGAGCACTGAGGCTCCTAGCACTGCGGTTACCTTCTGACTCTTCTTTAACTGCTTCCTGCCAGAGCTCTGAGCTGGGCTTCACTCTCAGCCTCCGTCTCCCCGACGCTGGCCTTCCCTTTGAGAGTTGTCCTGGAGGCCCCTGACCTAAGCTTCTTGCCACCAGGGGCTGCATCAGCGCTTCTGTGCAGGCCCTGACCTCCTTTTCCCTTAGGATTTGATGTGTGGAGGACGGCTTTGATGGGAGGCAGGGAGGCTGTGCCTGTCCGGAGCTACAGGGGGTGGGGCAGGCTGCTCTGAAGGCTGTCTGTCCGTCCTGCCTCCAGATACGTGAACACACTCCTGAAACTCATCCCGCTGGTGCTGGGCCTGCAGGAACAACTGCGACAggcagtgcagaatggggacATGGAGACCTCCCATGGCATCTGTCGCATTGCAGTGGCCCTGGGCGAGAACCACTCCCGGTGAGGAGTGGGGGCAGCTGGGGGGTAGCAGGACTCTCTAAGAGGCAGGGTTGTGGGGTCCGTGCTGTGTGTTGTGGTGGACTGAGTTTCTCGTGCTCGCCCCCTGCCCAGGGCCTTGCTGGACCAGGTGGAGCACTGGCAGAGCTTCCTGGCGCTCGTCAACATGATCATGTTCTGCACGGGCATCCCCGGCCACTACCCCGTCAACGAGACCACCAGCTCCCTAACGCTCACTTTCTGGTACACGCTGCAGGTGCGTGTGGGAGACCAcggggctgtggctgtggctggggctgtggctgtggcGGGAGAAGGCGCACTGTGGGCTTCCCCGGGGGCTGCCCGATGGATGGCTGACTCTCTTCCCTGGCTCAGGATGACATCCTGTCCTTCGAGGCCGAGAAGCAGGCCATCTACCAGCAGGTGTACCGGCCGGTCTACTTCCAGCTGGTGGATGTGCTTCTGCACAAAGCCCAGTTCCCTTCCGACGAGGAGTACGGATTCTGGTCCTCCGATGAGAAGGAACAGTTCCGAATTTACAGGTGATGGCAGCAGGCTGCCTCTAGCTCTGAGCCAGGGGCAGGGGAACTTTTTTCTGCCAACCGCATTTGGGTATTGAGAGCCGCATTCGAGGGCCATGCAGGTCACACACCGAGGACCTAACCCCAGTGTGCTCCTGGAGCAGCTGCTCGTGGGCGAGGCTTGCGATGTTAGCTGGGATGGATGGCTCCTCGGGCCGGCCCTTCCCCGCCCCTGCTCCAAGCAGCGCCTTCAACAGTGGAGACAGTGAGGGCAAGGGCTGGGCGTCCTGTGTCCTGGGACCCCCCCtctctcttctgaggcacctttggGTGATGGTGAGGAGCCTGGGGTGGGCTCGTGGGTAAGGCCTTTGTCTGCTTCGCAGGGTGGACATCTCGGACACACTCATGTACGTCTATGAGATGCTGGGCTCCGAGCTGCTCAGCAACCTCTATGACAAGCTTGGCCGTCTACTCACCAGCTCGGAGGAGCCCTACTCCTGGCAGGTACTTCCCCGGCCCGACGCCCTCAGCCCTCCCCGGCCCGTCACTCCGGCCTCCTCAGCCacgccagggctcctcctttccccagcacacagaagccctgctctacGGCTTCCAGTCCATCGCGGAGACCATCGACGTCAATTACTCCGATGTCGTGCCTGGGCTCATTGGTCTCATTCCACGCATCAGTgtcagcaatgtgcagctggctGACACGGTGATGTTCACCATCGGTGAGACCCGCCACACACACCCAGAGCCACAGGCCCCCAGCTCCAACCCGGCCAGCCTGCTGGGTCCCATGGTTCTGGGGGAGCCATCTCGGCTGTGcacaaaggggcttcaggaagATGGTGGGAAATGGGATGAAGAGAGATTGGACCTTTCCAggcactctttgaagcccccgcaCACCTAGTCAGTGCCGCCGTCAGCTGACTCTGTCTGGCACAGCTGGGCTCCTGCCTGAGGCCCCGGGATGGTATGGTAGTGACGCATTgcgctgtgaaccacaaggtcagattttcgaaatcaccagccgctcagaAGAGCAGTTACTGTAAAGAGCGGCAGGTTGGGAAGCCCATAGGGGCAGTCTGccgtgttctatagggtcactgttagTCGTAACTGACTCAGCGGCAGTCAGCTTGGCTCTGGGGGGCCCATCCCACAGCACCCTGAGCTGCATTTCAACGGGGCCAGGTCAGTGCTGGTGGGATGGAAGTGCTGAGCCCACGTTGAGTGAgctcttcttgcttctcagctgcgAGCCTCACGCTTGAATAGACACGTGCGTGTTTGCTCCTTCAGCCCTGGGGTGCCTGCTCTGTGCCGGGGCTGCACCCAGCTCGCAGGGCCGTAGTGCCAAGCCAGCCTGGCTCATCTGAGAAACCTCCCCTCGCCCCTTCTTCCCCCAGGAGCTCTGTCGGAGTGGCTGGCTGACCACCCTGTCATGATCAACAGCGTCCTGCCCCTCGTGCTGCACGCTCTCGGCAATCCGGAGCTCTCCGTCTCCTCTGTGTCCACCCTCAAGAAGATCTGCCGCGAGTGCAAGTACGACCTGCCGCCCTACGCCGCCAACATTGTGGCCGTCTCCCAGGTGTGCAGGCTGGGCCTGGGGGCGCGGGGCCCCGGGCGCCTCCGGCTTACTGACAACACATTCGTTCTCTCTTCACCTCCAGGACGTGCTGATGAAACAGATCCATAAGGTGCGGCTCCAAAGGTTCCGGGGTTCTCCTTGGGGAGATTGGGGGCCTCGCCTTCATCCAGAAACCttgtcttccccttccccctgtGCCCCGTTCCTGGGAACCTTCTCCCACCCTCAACCAGGTATAGCCTGGGGACTGAGCCTGCCTGTTCTGCCCCACAGACGAGCCAGTGCATGTGGCTGATGCAGGCGCTGGGCTTCCTGCTGTCAGCCCTGCAGGTGGAGGAGATCCTCAAGAACCTGCACTCGCTCATCTCGCCCTACATCCAGCAGCTGGAGAAGCTGGCCGAGGAGACAGTGAGTGGGCTCTGGGGCCAGAGAGCCTCCCCTTGTGCGGGCTGTGGAGCTGGCTGTCAGGGCTGGGGCGGGGCAACCTCgagcttcacccacttctccccaTAGCCCAACCCCTCCAACAAGTTGGCCATCGTCCACATCCTGGGGCTTCTCTCCAACCTCTTCACCACGCTGGACGTCAGTCACCATGAGGATGAGCACGAAGGCCCGGAGCTCCGGAGGCTGCCAGTGCCGCAGGGACCCAACCCTGTGGGTGATGTTGTCACTGCCACTGTCCCCACACCTGCGGGACTGTCACTGCTACCTCCTAGCTCTGGGGGGGTTTGTGTCACTGTTACCCTGGCCTCGTTGGGTGGGGTTGATGCCATTGGTCCACTGACCCAGTGAATGTCCCTTGTCATTGCCTCTGACTGTACTGGTGATGTCACTGCCTTGCCCAGCCCTATGCGCGGCGGGGACAGTGCTGTCTTTGTCCCCAGCCTCGCCGGGGCTGATGTCATTGTGGTTCCTCAGCCCAGGGGGGCATGCTGACACTGTCCTCCTACTCTGAGGGGTGTTCTCACAGGCGCCTCTTCAGTCCCCGATGCTCTGGGGTATTCGCAGTCAGCGTTCGTGCTGCCCCGTTGAGGCAGAGAGGCTCTTGCCTGCCCAGCATGTCATAGGTTCTGCCTTTGAGTAGCTCCCGACCCAGAGGTAATCCATGCACAGGAGGGTAGCTACTCTGATAAACTTGGACGCCGGGGTATGGAGGTCCCGCTGGAAACGGAACAAGGGCTCTGTGTCTTGCTGGCCTCTGGACGGTTGTAGCTGTCAGCTGTGGTCTGGAGGGGAGGAGCCCGGCACACTGCGCACTGCTCTGTGCAAACGGGAGGGTGGGGGCGCTGTGGTCATTGTTCCCAGTGCCTCTCCCACCGGCTCTCCAGGAGAACGGCACCTCAGCCCAGTTTCAGTTGCTCTGTTGGTGGCAGACCAGGCCTGTCCTCCTGCACTGCCCTTCCACAGAAGCCGTTCTGTAGTGGCCGTCGCCCTGCCTTCCCGCACCTGCCAGGACCGCTCAGCCGGCCCTCCATTACCGACAGCTCCCTGTGCATCCCTTGGGAGCTCCCTTCTGCAGCCTGTCGGGAGGCTCCACCGCCCCAGGACTGGCAGCAGCTTCACTGCCTCCAGGACTAGCCCAGGGGCCTTTGGCACCAGCAGGGTTTTAGTcaggagaaagggatgaggttctttttcttttgttttttaagttacaTAGGTTAGATAATCTCGTGAGTACGCATATCCCTGCTTTGCAGTTTCTGGCTTCCTCTGAGACGATCACTAGAATTCAG
Proteins encoded in this window:
- the IPO13 gene encoding importin-13; translated protein: MERREVQQPGAGAASALDFTVENVEKALHQLYYDPNIENKNLAQKWLMQAQVSPQAWHFSWQLLQPDKVPEIQYFGASALHIKISRYWSDIPSDQYETLKAQLFTQITRFASGSKIVLTRLCVALASLALSMMPDTWPCAVADMVRLFQAEDSPVDGQGRCLALLELLTVLPEELQTSRLPQYRKGLVRASLAVECGAVFPLLEQLLQQPSSPSCVRQKVLKCFSSWVQLEVPLQDCEALIQAAFAALQDSELFDSSVEAIVNAISQPDAQRYVNTLLKLIPLVLGLQEQLRQAVQNGDMETSHGICRIAVALGENHSRALLDQVEHWQSFLALVNMIMFCTGIPGHYPVNETTSSLTLTFWYTLQDDILSFEAEKQAIYQQVYRPVYFQLVDVLLHKAQFPSDEEYGFWSSDEKEQFRIYRVDISDTLMYVYEMLGSELLSNLYDKLGRLLTSSEEPYSWQHTEALLYGFQSIAETIDVNYSDVVPGLIGLIPRISVSNVQLADTVMFTIGALSEWLADHPVMINSVLPLVLHALGNPELSVSSVSTLKKICRECKYDLPPYAANIVAVSQDVLMKQIHKTSQCMWLMQALGFLLSALQVEEILKNLHSLISPYIQQLEKLAEETPNPSNKLAIVHILGLLSNLFTTLDVSHHEDEHEGPELRRLPVPQGPNPVVVVLQQVFQLIQKVLSKWLNDAQVVEAVCAIFEKSVKTLLDDFAPMVPQLCEMLGRMYSTVPQASALDLTRQLVHIFAHEPAHFPPIEALFLLVTSVTLTLFQQGPRDHPDIVDSFMQLLAQALKRKPDLFLCERLDVKALFQCAVLALKFPEAPTVKASCGFFTELLPRCGEVEPVGKVVQEDGRVLLVAVLEAIGGQASRSLMDCFADILFALNKHCFSLLSMWIKEALQPPGFPSARLSPEQKDTFSQQILRERVNKRRVKEMVKEFTLLCRGLHGTDYTADY